The Candidatus Cetobacterium colombiensis genome includes a window with the following:
- a CDS encoding Cof-type HAD-IIB family hydrolase, which translates to MKAVALDLDGTLLNSRKEISKENKDILRKLVEKNVEILIVTGRPYPITKKIAQSLEIPVTIICYNGARVVDLNSDEVIYEKVLREEEVSKIIDFCKKNKRSLNLFQNDVWYVEDLESYSTKYYKNNSKLEARLKSFDSFDNLEMIKTIIIDENKILNEIERELKKILSDSVYFTYSQDKYLEILNKDVNKGITLKKVLENKGIEISECIAFGDAHNDLEMLELAGMGVAMGNAHEVLKSKVQYVTDTNDNNGVAKFLKQIYKI; encoded by the coding sequence ATGAAAGCTGTAGCATTGGATTTAGATGGAACGTTATTAAATAGTAGAAAAGAAATTTCTAAAGAAAATAAAGATATATTAAGGAAATTAGTAGAAAAAAATGTAGAAATTTTAATTGTTACAGGAAGGCCATATCCAATAACTAAAAAAATAGCTCAAAGTTTAGAAATTCCAGTAACAATAATTTGTTATAATGGTGCTAGAGTAGTAGATTTGAATAGCGATGAAGTTATTTATGAAAAAGTTTTGAGAGAAGAAGAGGTTTCTAAAATTATAGACTTTTGTAAAAAGAACAAAAGAAGTTTAAATTTATTTCAAAATGATGTTTGGTATGTAGAGGATTTAGAATCGTATAGTACTAAATATTATAAAAATAATTCTAAATTAGAGGCAAGATTAAAATCTTTTGATAGTTTTGATAATCTTGAGATGATTAAAACTATAATTATTGATGAAAATAAAATATTGAATGAGATTGAAAGAGAATTAAAAAAAATATTAAGTGATAGTGTTTATTTTACATATTCTCAAGATAAATATTTAGAAATTTTAAATAAGGATGTAAATAAAGGAATTACATTAAAAAAAGTTTTAGAAAATAAAGGAATAGAAATTTCAGAGTGTATAGCTTTTGGAGATGCTCATAATGATTTGGAAATGTTAGAGTTAGCTGGAATGGGAGTAGCTATGGGAAACGCTCATGAAGTTTTAAAAAGTAAAGTTCAATATGTAACTGATACTAATGATAATAATGGAGTTGCCAAATTTTTAAAACAAATATATAAAATTTAA
- a CDS encoding DMT family transporter, with protein MNAKLKIIATMITFSTLGPFIKNINLVSSEIALYRAVIALIILTVFIIFNKNSSKIDGIKNNLWKLFFSGAAMGFNWILLFAAFNYTSIALATLCYYFAPVIVVIGSTFLFQEKLTLKQIACFIGSTAGLVLIIGVSSGGTKDMIGILLGLGAAILYATVILLNKSMKDIDGITRTIFQLAAAVVVLFPYVFGTGGFHIQELNSLGLINLLTVGIVHTGIVYVLYFSSLSELTGQEASVLSYLDPLFAILISILWLGESITQTQLLGGGMILLFTLANEMKIYKKYSLKAK; from the coding sequence GTGAATGCTAAACTAAAAATAATCGCAACAATGATAACTTTTAGTACTTTAGGACCATTTATTAAAAACATAAACCTTGTTTCTAGTGAAATAGCCCTATATAGAGCAGTAATCGCTCTAATAATTTTGACAGTTTTTATCATCTTTAATAAGAATTCTTCAAAAATCGACGGCATTAAAAATAATCTTTGGAAATTATTTTTTTCTGGAGCAGCAATGGGCTTTAACTGGATACTACTTTTTGCAGCCTTTAATTATACCAGTATTGCTCTAGCAACTCTTTGCTATTATTTTGCTCCTGTTATTGTAGTTATAGGAAGTACTTTCTTATTTCAAGAAAAACTCACTCTTAAACAGATAGCATGTTTTATTGGATCTACAGCTGGACTCGTCCTTATAATTGGAGTTAGTAGTGGCGGAACAAAGGACATGATAGGGATTCTATTAGGTTTGGGAGCAGCAATACTTTATGCAACTGTAATTTTATTAAATAAATCTATGAAAGATATAGATGGAATAACTAGAACTATATTTCAACTTGCAGCAGCAGTTGTAGTTCTCTTTCCTTATGTTTTTGGAACAGGAGGATTTCATATCCAAGAACTTAATAGTCTTGGATTAATTAATCTTCTCACTGTGGGAATAGTTCATACTGGAATAGTATATGTTCTATATTTTTCATCACTCTCTGAATTAACTGGACAAGAAGCATCTGTACTTAGTTATTTAGATCCACTTTTTGCAATTTTGATATCAATTTTATGGCTGGGAGAATCTATAACTCAAACCCAACTACTAGGTGGAGGAATGATACTTTTATTCACTCTTGCCAATGAAATGAAAATTTATAAAAAATATTCCTTAAAAGCAAAATAA